A stretch of the Poseidonibacter parvus genome encodes the following:
- the lon gene encoding endopeptidase La, with protein sequence MELENYDNFPQDIPLIIEDEIFLYPFMIAPLFLSNEQNIKAVESAMEENKLVIVAVSKQGHEDKREKDSFYDVGVVGNIMRKVSLPDGKIKVLFQGLAKGSIKEFNEENPLFVNVDILENKEFNEESTKSVISVLIEQIKKLSRLNAKFPADLIKTIEENDDAIRIADLISSVLKVKKDEAYALFAQTDIEQRLLDIIEVVKKEIESYKIQKEITQKVNSKIEKTHKDYFLKEQIKAINKELGTDNKKDEEIKLYSKKLKKLKKHMPKDGYKEVKKQIEKLGRMHQDSPDASLLQTYIEQVLDIPFGKYSDEEISVTNVEEQLNKDHYSLFKAKERISEFFAVKELLEKRKVENLKTRGTVLCFVGPPGVGKTSLANSISKALKRPLVRIALGGMEDVNELRGHRRTYVGAMPGRLVKGLVDAKSMNPVMVLDEIDKLGANHRGDPTAVMLEILDPEQNNEFRDLYLNFPIDLSQTIFVSTANDARRIPAPLRDRMEFIEISSYTPNEKYHIAKDYLIPQELEKHGLKKTEVSLSKATIEMIISKYTREAGVRNLRRVFSKLFRKAVKKIVEDEKVTKVTISTKNLKDYLEHPIFEIDPADKKNSIGIANGLAWTAVGGDVLKCEAIKLKGKGILSVTGNLGDVMKESSRISYSVVKVLIDTGALKIDDSIIPKTVKEKEDKTKVDASEVYKRFDIHLHIPAGATPKDGPSAGITMALTIASILSQREIQSDIAMTGELSLSGKVLPIGGLKEKLIAAFKAKMTKALIPRKNYERDLEDIPEEVKKAMEIKPVDVIDDVLKEALL encoded by the coding sequence ATGGAATTAGAAAATTACGATAATTTCCCACAAGATATACCCTTAATAATAGAAGATGAAATATTTTTATATCCATTTATGATTGCACCATTGTTTTTAAGCAATGAACAAAATATAAAAGCAGTTGAAAGTGCAATGGAAGAGAACAAATTAGTTATTGTTGCAGTTTCTAAACAAGGACATGAAGACAAAAGAGAAAAAGACTCTTTTTATGATGTTGGTGTTGTTGGAAATATAATGAGAAAAGTATCTCTACCTGATGGTAAAATAAAAGTACTTTTCCAAGGATTAGCAAAAGGAAGTATCAAAGAGTTTAACGAAGAGAATCCTCTTTTTGTAAATGTTGATATTCTAGAAAATAAAGAATTCAATGAAGAAAGTACAAAATCTGTAATTTCTGTGTTAATTGAACAAATCAAAAAACTTTCAAGATTAAATGCAAAATTTCCAGCAGATTTAATAAAAACTATTGAAGAAAATGATGATGCAATTAGAATTGCTGATTTAATCTCTTCTGTTTTAAAAGTTAAAAAAGATGAAGCTTACGCTTTATTTGCGCAAACAGATATTGAACAAAGATTATTAGATATTATAGAAGTTGTTAAAAAAGAGATTGAATCTTATAAAATACAAAAAGAGATTACTCAAAAAGTAAACTCAAAAATTGAAAAAACTCATAAAGACTACTTCTTAAAAGAGCAAATCAAAGCTATAAATAAAGAGCTTGGTACGGATAATAAAAAAGATGAAGAAATAAAACTTTATTCTAAGAAATTAAAAAAACTAAAAAAACATATGCCAAAAGATGGCTATAAAGAAGTAAAAAAACAAATTGAAAAATTAGGAAGAATGCACCAAGATTCTCCTGATGCTTCACTTTTACAAACATATATTGAGCAAGTATTAGATATTCCATTTGGTAAATATTCAGATGAAGAAATTTCTGTTACAAATGTAGAAGAACAGTTAAATAAAGATCATTATTCATTATTTAAAGCAAAAGAGAGAATCTCTGAATTTTTTGCAGTAAAAGAATTACTTGAAAAAAGAAAAGTTGAAAACTTAAAAACGAGAGGAACAGTTTTATGTTTTGTTGGACCTCCAGGTGTTGGTAAAACATCTTTAGCAAACTCAATTTCAAAAGCACTTAAAAGACCACTTGTAAGAATTGCACTTGGTGGAATGGAAGATGTAAATGAGTTAAGAGGACATAGAAGAACTTATGTAGGAGCAATGCCAGGACGACTTGTAAAAGGTTTAGTTGATGCAAAATCAATGAACCCTGTTATGGTTTTAGATGAAATTGATAAACTAGGAGCTAATCATAGAGGTGACCCAACAGCTGTAATGTTAGAAATCTTAGATCCAGAACAAAATAATGAGTTTAGAGATTTATATTTAAATTTCCCAATTGACTTATCTCAAACTATTTTTGTATCAACTGCAAATGATGCAAGAAGAATTCCAGCACCTCTTAGAGATAGAATGGAATTTATTGAGATTTCTTCATATACACCAAATGAAAAATATCATATTGCAAAAGATTATCTAATTCCTCAAGAATTAGAAAAACATGGATTAAAGAAAACTGAAGTATCTTTAAGTAAAGCAACTATTGAAATGATTATCTCTAAATATACAAGAGAAGCAGGGGTTAGAAACCTAAGACGAGTTTTTTCTAAACTATTTAGAAAAGCCGTTAAAAAGATAGTTGAAGATGAAAAGGTTACAAAAGTTACAATTTCTACTAAGAATTTAAAAGATTACTTAGAACATCCAATTTTTGAAATTGACCCTGCTGATAAGAAAAACTCAATTGGAATTGCAAATGGACTTGCATGGACAGCTGTTGGTGGAGATGTTTTAAAATGTGAAGCGATTAAGTTAAAAGGAAAAGGTATTCTTTCTGTAACTGGTAACTTAGGTGATGTTATGAAAGAATCATCTAGAATTTCTTATTCTGTTGTGAAAGTTTTAATAGATACTGGAGCATTAAAAATTGATGACTCAATTATTCCAAAAACTGTAAAAGAAAAAGAAGATAAAACTAAAGTAGATGCTAGTGAAGTTTATAAAAGATTTGATATCCATTTACATATTCCAGCAGGTGCTACTCCTAAAGATGGACCAAGTGCGGGTATTACAATGGCATTAACAATTGCATCAATTTTATCACAACGTGAAATCCAATCTGATATTGCAATGACAGGAGAGCTTTCTCTTTCTGGTAAAGTATTACCAATTGGTGGATTAAAAGAAAAACTAATTGCTGCATTTAAAGCTAAGATGACAAAAGCTTTAATTCCTAGAAAAAACTATGAAAGAGATTTAGAAGATATTCCTGAAGAAGTTAAAAAAGCTATGGAAATTAAGCCAGTCGATGTAATAGATGATGTTCTTAAAGAAGCTTTACTTTAA
- a CDS encoding MFS transporter, producing MIKSVLPLSAIIALRFLGLFLVLPVISVYAINLEGSTTTLVGIVVGGYALTQMIFQIPFGVMSDKLGRKGTIITGLLLFAIGSLICAISTDIYTLLLGRFLQGAGAIAAVITAMISDLVKEEQRPKAMATMGMFIGISFAVSMLAGPTLGAAFGIEVLFYITMILALASIFVIVKLVPNPPQITHTYNGKAKLSSVLGNKNLIKMNITNFLQKGLMTFAFMIIPMVLMKNYEWVLSDLWKVYLPAMIFGFIAMAPAAIIAEKKGKFKEILVIGIALFAISYLIIGFSSSTLVFIIGVVVFFIGFNMHEPIMQSLATKFAKVHQRGLVLGIFNSFGYLGTFLGGLVGGIFFESAGMSSIVIAITIICILWAILIITMPNPTKKKFLYLPLDKYDLEKTSVLENNDAIDEWYINNTENIIAIKYNDDKISEHKIKGSLI from the coding sequence ATGATTAAATCAGTTTTACCACTTAGTGCAATTATTGCTCTAAGATTTTTAGGTCTATTTTTAGTACTACCAGTTATTTCAGTATACGCTATAAATTTAGAAGGCTCTACAACTACTCTTGTAGGTATTGTTGTTGGAGGATATGCATTAACTCAAATGATTTTTCAAATTCCATTTGGAGTAATGAGTGATAAATTAGGAAGAAAAGGAACTATTATAACTGGTCTTTTACTCTTTGCGATTGGTTCACTTATTTGTGCAATATCAACAGATATTTATACATTATTGCTTGGAAGATTCTTGCAAGGTGCAGGAGCAATTGCAGCTGTAATTACTGCAATGATTTCTGATTTAGTAAAAGAAGAACAAAGACCAAAAGCAATGGCTACTATGGGTATGTTTATTGGTATTTCATTTGCTGTTTCTATGTTAGCAGGTCCGACTCTTGGTGCTGCTTTTGGGATTGAAGTATTATTTTATATTACAATGATTTTAGCACTTGCTTCAATTTTTGTAATTGTTAAATTAGTACCAAATCCTCCACAAATTACTCATACATACAATGGAAAAGCAAAGCTTTCTTCTGTTTTAGGAAATAAAAATTTAATCAAAATGAATATTACAAACTTTTTACAAAAAGGTTTAATGACATTTGCTTTTATGATCATTCCAATGGTTTTAATGAAAAACTACGAGTGGGTTTTATCTGACCTTTGGAAAGTTTATCTTCCTGCAATGATTTTTGGATTTATCGCTATGGCACCTGCTGCAATTATTGCAGAAAAGAAAGGTAAGTTCAAAGAGATTTTAGTAATTGGTATTGCATTATTTGCTATTTCTTACTTAATTATAGGGTTTTCTTCATCTACTTTAGTATTTATTATTGGTGTAGTTGTATTTTTTATTGGTTTCAATATGCACGAACCAATCATGCAATCACTTGCAACAAAATTTGCAAAAGTTCACCAAAGAGGATTAGTACTAGGAATCTTTAATTCATTTGGTTACTTAGGTACATTCCTAGGTGGACTTGTAGGTGGAATATTCTTTGAAAGTGCGGGAATGTCTTCTATAGTTATTGCAATAACTATTATTTGTATTTTATGGGCTATTTTAATTATTACTATGCCAAATCCTACAAAGAAAAAGTTTTTATATTTACCTTTAGATAAGTATGACTTAGAAAAAACTTCAGTATTAGAAAATAATGATGCTATTGATGAGTGGTACATAAACAACACTGAAAACATTATTGCAATCAAATATAATGATGATAAAATTAGTGAACATAAAATCAAAGGTTCATTAATATAA
- a CDS encoding transglutaminase-like cysteine peptidase — protein MKKILFISFLILSAITISTIASKTFFISNSKLNSISNKYGTKAKSRVELWDTMLQSSKNEKILNKLKNVNDFFNKIRYKTDQRHWKRKDYWATPFEFMGTAAGDCEDYAIAKYFSLRKIGVPDNKLRITYVKYKRVRSKFEQAHMVLTYTHKPGSTPIVLDNINKKLKLATKRKDLKPVYSFNASGLWQAKNKGSVRVGTNNLRSWKDLMSRI, from the coding sequence TTGAAAAAAATATTATTTATATCTTTTTTGATTCTCTCTGCTATTACAATTTCTACAATTGCTTCAAAAACTTTTTTTATTTCAAACTCTAAACTAAATTCTATATCTAATAAATACGGTACAAAAGCTAAATCTCGTGTAGAGTTATGGGATACAATGCTTCAATCTTCAAAAAATGAAAAAATACTAAACAAATTAAAAAATGTTAATGATTTTTTTAATAAGATTAGATATAAAACAGATCAAAGACATTGGAAAAGAAAAGATTATTGGGCAACTCCGTTTGAGTTTATGGGTACAGCTGCTGGAGATTGTGAGGATTATGCAATCGCTAAATATTTTAGTCTTAGAAAAATCGGAGTTCCTGATAATAAACTTAGAATCACATATGTAAAATATAAAAGAGTAAGAAGTAAATTTGAACAAGCACATATGGTTTTAACATATACACACAAACCAGGTTCAACTCCAATTGTTTTAGATAATATTAATAAAAAATTAAAACTTGCAACAAAAAGAAAAGATTTAAAACCCGTATATAGTTTTAATGCAAGTGGTTTATGGCAAGCCAAAAACAAAGGTTCTGTAAGAGTAGGAACAAATAACCTTAGATCTTGGAAAGATTTAATGAGTAGAATTTAA
- a CDS encoding non-canonical purine NTP pyrophosphatase, producing MKIVLASGNKGKIKEFEKLMPNDEVVAFKEILGDIEIIEDQNSFKGNAIKKAQTIYDKLLEKGFSDIIVISDDSGITVPALNNEPGIYSARYAGVNASDKENNAKLIKNLNLKTLEKTPAFYTACIAIVYQGEVYTVHGWMHGNVINEQKGEGGFGYDPMFIANGFDKTLGELGYEAKKDFSHRTKALNLAKKVLDVII from the coding sequence GTGAAAATAGTTTTAGCTTCTGGAAACAAAGGAAAAATAAAAGAATTTGAGAAATTAATGCCAAATGATGAAGTTGTAGCATTTAAAGAAATTCTAGGTGATATTGAAATTATTGAAGATCAGAACAGTTTCAAAGGTAATGCAATTAAAAAAGCTCAAACTATATATGACAAACTACTTGAAAAAGGATTTAGTGATATCATAGTAATTTCTGATGATTCAGGAATTACAGTTCCTGCTTTAAATAATGAGCCAGGAATTTACTCAGCAAGATATGCAGGAGTTAATGCAAGTGATAAAGAAAATAATGCAAAATTAATCAAAAATTTGAATTTAAAAACTTTAGAAAAAACGCCTGCTTTTTATACTGCTTGTATTGCAATTGTATATCAAGGTGAAGTTTATACAGTTCATGGATGGATGCATGGAAATGTTATAAATGAACAAAAAGGTGAGGGTGGTTTTGGTTATGATCCTATGTTTATAGCTAATGGATTTGATAAAACATTAGGAGAACTTGGTTATGAAGCAAAAAAAGATTTCTCACACAGAACAAAAGCTTTAAATCTTGCAAAAAAAGTATTAGATGTAATTATCTAA
- a CDS encoding rhomboid family intramembrane serine protease, giving the protein MLKSISKKDFTATNILIIITILMYIVQINIEKGGLYLGLNMYFTVYDFWWQPLSSMFSHGGIAHLGMNMFVLYQFGNLIERGRGAKELVTLYLVTGILTSILSFAYIYYLDNYVNLVGASGAICALLGYVAFYDKAQRSGIITWVLLISVAPLLIGLPIAWYAHFIGLALGFIYAVIRK; this is encoded by the coding sequence ATGCTAAAAAGTATAAGTAAAAAAGATTTCACAGCTACAAATATATTAATTATTATTACAATTTTAATGTATATAGTTCAAATTAATATAGAAAAAGGTGGTTTATATTTAGGTTTAAATATGTACTTTACTGTTTATGATTTTTGGTGGCAACCTTTATCATCTATGTTCTCTCATGGAGGAATAGCTCACTTGGGAATGAATATGTTTGTTTTATATCAATTTGGTAATTTAATTGAAAGAGGACGAGGAGCTAAAGAGTTAGTAACACTTTATTTAGTTACGGGAATACTAACATCAATTTTATCTTTCGCTTATATTTATTATTTAGATAATTATGTAAATCTTGTAGGTGCTTCAGGTGCTATTTGTGCACTTTTAGGTTATGTGGCTTTTTATGATAAAGCTCAACGAAGTGGAATAATTACTTGGGTTTTACTTATCTCTGTGGCACCACTACTTATTGGACTTCCAATTGCTTGGTATGCACACTTTATTGGTCTAGCTCTTGGTTTTATTTATGCAGTAATTAGAAAGTAA
- a CDS encoding pyrroline-5-carboxylate reductase: MKLTLIGNGIMAQSLARGLVKNHEVEMIGRNENTLKTIQEQIPQITIKTLDDQENIEGKNIIFCVKPYALGSVSTRLVGECDILFSILAGTKLSSLKNQIKSKYYVRTMPNIAASVQNSMTTITGDNEAKNIALDIFSSIGKTLWVNTENQLDIATAIAGSGPAYLALVAEALTDGAVNAGLERHLSKELVQGLFSGTASLLENSHPAIIKDSVMSPGGTTAAGYTKLEEGAVRDSMIKAINAAYSKAVELGKK; this comes from the coding sequence ATGAAACTTACTTTAATAGGTAATGGGATTATGGCTCAATCTTTAGCTAGAGGATTAGTTAAAAATCATGAAGTAGAAATGATAGGTAGAAATGAGAATACACTTAAAACAATACAAGAACAAATACCACAAATCACAATAAAAACACTTGATGATCAAGAAAATATTGAAGGTAAAAATATAATATTTTGTGTAAAACCTTATGCTTTAGGAAGTGTTTCTACAAGGCTAGTAGGTGAGTGTGATATTCTATTTTCAATTTTAGCTGGAACTAAACTATCATCATTAAAAAACCAAATAAAATCAAAATATTATGTAAGAACTATGCCAAATATCGCAGCATCAGTTCAAAACTCAATGACAACAATAACAGGTGATAATGAAGCTAAAAATATCGCACTTGATATTTTTTCATCAATTGGTAAAACATTATGGGTAAATACAGAAAATCAACTTGATATCGCTACTGCAATTGCTGGCTCTGGTCCTGCATATTTAGCTCTTGTGGCAGAAGCACTTACAGATGGTGCTGTAAATGCAGGCCTTGAAAGACATTTAAGTAAAGAGTTAGTTCAAGGTCTGTTTTCAGGAACTGCATCGTTATTAGAAAATTCTCACCCTGCAATTATTAAAGATTCTGTTATGAGTCCAGGAGGAACTACAGCTGCTGGGTATACTAAACTTGAAGAAGGAGCAGTTAGAGATTCAATGATAAAAGCTATTAATGCTGCTTATTCAAAAGCAGTTGAACTTGGTAAAAAATAG
- a CDS encoding outer membrane protein assembly factor BamD, which translates to MINNSKIKSLFLVLASVFVFTACSSKNEVTEYNKPALYWYNKMLTQIANGNLDEADDTYTSLESEHRNSPLIATSLLILVNGHIDEEEYSLANFYLDEYIKRFALSKNIDYARYLKIKANFLGFTYQLRNQELIENTITEIADFKAKYTRSPYMPLVDTMNARLYMAKASLDLSIAKLYEKKDKKLAAEFYNKKVKESWVNPKEIEAVDVPYYRAIFE; encoded by the coding sequence ATGATTAATAATTCAAAAATTAAAAGTTTATTTTTAGTGCTTGCATCAGTTTTTGTTTTTACAGCTTGTTCTAGCAAAAATGAAGTTACAGAGTACAATAAACCAGCACTTTATTGGTACAATAAAATGCTAACACAAATAGCAAATGGAAATCTTGATGAAGCAGATGATACATACACGTCTTTAGAGAGTGAACATAGAAACTCACCTTTAATTGCTACTTCTTTACTAATTTTAGTAAATGGTCATATTGATGAGGAAGAATATTCACTTGCAAACTTTTATTTAGACGAATACATCAAAAGATTCGCACTTAGTAAAAATATTGATTATGCAAGATATTTAAAAATTAAAGCAAACTTTTTAGGATTTACTTATCAATTAAGAAATCAAGAATTGATTGAAAATACAATTACAGAAATTGCAGATTTTAAAGCAAAATACACTCGTTCACCATATATGCCTTTAGTTGATACAATGAATGCAAGATTATATATGGCAAAAGCTTCACTTGATTTATCAATTGCAAAACTTTATGAGAAAAAAGATAAAAAATTAGCAGCAGAATTTTATAATAAAAAAGTAAAAGAATCATGGGTTAACCCAAAAGAAATTGAAGCTGTAGATGTTCCATATTACAGAGCAATTTTTGAATAA
- a CDS encoding cache domain-containing protein — translation MENQVKSLLLIIKIFPAFTVLLMSFIIIVVLINEEKIEIQEQKNNIEKQFMFSEKKRIKSNIDIIYTYAKLLQSTSEKELQKDLKYRINNIHNLMLNIYIKNKDKKSKAEIIKQIKDAVDPLRFDNGNGYFSIHTIEGINILHPIIKKYEGTSVLNRKDAKGSYSVQKAINIAKTKGEGFFNWYSLKPNIDSREFEKIGIVKSFEPYDLIITTGTFKDSFQNSLKKKMLNYISNLKYKNDAYPFVINFKGDILYHPSKKVLNANIFDEKRFSHISNMFKKLITERGDDIEDYLYIKPKVLENKETKETKITYSKRIDDWQWIILTSFKLSNANNFIRNMKNIEEERYSKYKKEVIFYGLIAIFFFLFFSYFVTKLLEKKFLKYKKDSETQNEKLITLKAQLDNAINIAHLGIWEWDAIKNITIWSDINYEIYGIKKGTPLNIEFIESLVLEEDLDFHRKVVGKCLEDKKAVTFEYRIKKDNEIRILLVICDTIVENDTVVKLFGVVQDITEIRKQENDLLNAQKISKIGHYDFDIEKNVFTSSFVLDDIWGINKEFKRSFDTWLELVFEDDKEMMLNYFKTIVANKTDFDKEYRVINQKTKEIKWVHGLGVMIFDDKNIPLRMFGTIQDITKIKELELDKIQKDKLLSQQSKMAAMGEMLGNIAHQWRQPLSTISTASTGAKLQKEMDILSDEQLIESLTMINDSAQYLSQTIEDFRGFFNPNNNKINEFDILDTFNKTLKLLNAQLISKDIEIIQDIKSLKLSSIENELIQVLINVINNARDALLINQEEKRLVFISTYRKNKTIYIEILDNAKGIKEDIIDRIFEPYFTTKYKSQGTGIGLYMSQDIVKNHLNGEISVCNKNFTYKDIDCVGAKFTIEMPIS, via the coding sequence ATGGAAAATCAAGTTAAAAGTTTATTATTGATTATTAAAATATTTCCTGCTTTTACAGTATTGCTAATGAGTTTTATTATAATTGTAGTACTTATTAATGAAGAAAAAATAGAAATACAAGAACAAAAAAATAATATTGAAAAACAATTTATGTTTTCAGAAAAAAAAAGAATAAAATCTAATATTGATATTATTTATACTTATGCCAAATTACTACAAAGTACATCTGAAAAAGAATTACAAAAAGATCTAAAATATAGAATTAATAACATACATAATTTAATGCTAAATATATATATTAAGAATAAAGATAAAAAATCAAAAGCTGAAATAATCAAGCAAATAAAAGATGCAGTTGATCCTTTAAGATTTGATAATGGAAATGGCTACTTTTCTATTCATACAATTGAAGGAATTAATATTCTTCATCCAATTATTAAAAAATATGAAGGTACAAGTGTTCTTAATAGAAAAGATGCAAAGGGCTCTTATTCTGTACAAAAAGCAATTAATATTGCTAAAACAAAAGGTGAAGGCTTCTTTAATTGGTACTCTCTTAAACCAAATATTGATTCAAGAGAATTTGAAAAGATTGGTATAGTAAAAAGCTTTGAACCTTATGATTTGATTATTACTACTGGTACATTTAAGGATAGTTTCCAAAATTCTTTAAAAAAGAAGATGTTAAATTATATTTCAAATTTAAAATATAAAAATGATGCTTATCCTTTTGTTATTAACTTTAAAGGTGATATTCTTTATCATCCATCTAAAAAAGTACTTAATGCTAATATTTTTGATGAAAAACGATTTTCTCATATAAGTAATATGTTTAAAAAATTAATTACAGAAAGAGGTGATGATATTGAAGATTATCTTTATATAAAGCCAAAAGTACTAGAAAATAAAGAAACAAAAGAAACAAAAATCACGTATTCAAAAAGAATAGATGATTGGCAATGGATTATATTGACGAGTTTTAAACTTTCTAATGCAAATAATTTTATAAGAAATATGAAAAATATAGAAGAAGAAAGATATTCTAAATATAAAAAAGAGGTTATTTTTTATGGGTTAATTGCAATATTCTTCTTTCTTTTTTTCTCATATTTTGTGACTAAACTGCTAGAAAAAAAGTTTTTAAAGTATAAAAAAGATTCAGAAACTCAAAATGAAAAATTAATTACGTTAAAAGCACAATTAGATAATGCAATAAATATTGCTCATCTTGGTATTTGGGAATGGGATGCTATTAAGAATATCACAATTTGGTCAGATATTAACTATGAGATATATGGAATAAAAAAAGGCACTCCTTTAAATATAGAGTTTATTGAATCTTTAGTTCTAGAAGAAGATTTGGATTTTCATAGAAAAGTTGTTGGTAAATGTCTTGAAGATAAAAAAGCAGTTACATTTGAATATAGAATCAAAAAAGATAATGAAATTAGAATATTATTAGTTATATGTGATACGATTGTTGAAAATGATACAGTAGTCAAGCTATTTGGAGTTGTACAAGATATTACAGAAATAAGAAAACAAGAAAATGATTTATTAAATGCCCAAAAAATTTCAAAAATTGGACACTATGATTTTGATATAGAAAAAAATGTTTTTACTTCTTCTTTTGTACTTGATGATATTTGGGGTATAAATAAAGAGTTTAAAAGAAGTTTTGATACTTGGCTTGAACTTGTTTTTGAAGATGATAAAGAAATGATGTTAAATTATTTTAAAACTATTGTAGCAAATAAAACTGATTTTGATAAAGAATATAGAGTTATTAATCAAAAAACAAAAGAAATAAAATGGGTTCATGGATTAGGAGTTATGATATTTGATGATAAGAACATTCCTTTAAGAATGTTTGGAACTATTCAAGATATTACTAAAATAAAAGAATTAGAACTTGATAAAATACAAAAAGATAAATTACTATCACAGCAAAGTAAAATGGCTGCAATGGGTGAGATGCTTGGAAATATAGCACATCAGTGGAGACAACCATTATCAACAATTTCTACTGCATCAACTGGTGCTAAATTACAAAAAGAAATGGATATTTTAAGTGATGAACAACTAATTGAATCTTTAACAATGATTAACGATTCTGCTCAATATCTTTCTCAAACAATTGAAGACTTTAGAGGCTTTTTCAATCCTAATAATAATAAAATAAATGAATTTGATATTCTAGATACCTTTAATAAAACATTAAAATTATTAAACGCACAATTAATATCAAAAGATATAGAAATTATTCAAGATATAAAATCTTTAAAGCTTTCCTCAATAGAAAATGAACTAATACAAGTTTTAATCAATGTTATAAATAATGCAAGAGATGCGCTTCTAATAAATCAAGAAGAAAAAAGATTAGTTTTTATTAGTACTTATAGAAAAAATAAAACAATATATATTGAAATATTAGATAATGCAAAAGGAATCAAAGAAGATATTATAGATAGAATTTTTGAACCTTACTTTACTACAAAATATAAATCACAAGGTACAGGAATAGGTTTATATATGAGTCAAGATATTGTAAAGAATCATTTAAATGGTGAAATCAGTGTTTGTAATAAGAATTTTACATATAAAGATATTGATTGTGTGGGCGCAAAATTTACGATTGAAATGCCTATTTCTTAG